The Algoriphagus sp. TR-M9 genome has a window encoding:
- a CDS encoding sulfatase family protein → MKYTQSAFLLLFGTWLFSACQQTTEENKPERPNIIFIMSDDHAYQAISAYDNSLIETPNIDRIADMGILFTEASVTNSICAPSRATILTGLHSHLNGKVDNHYPFDTTNVTFPQLLQNAGYQTAMFGKLHFGNNPKGFDEFKILPGQGDYYNPAFITKNEGRIQTEGYVTDVITDMTLDWLEKDRKKEDPFLLMYLHKAPHRAWYMAERHMEEFTQKSFPEPETLFDDYSGRTSAAAEAEMNILDHMGWSGDNKVFPEVMDKLGISEIGPDKVRFENEMKRMTDSQRANFMKYYTPINEEFEKAYPAMSEEDKMKWKYQRYMQDYLGTIKAVDENVGRLLDYLEANDLMENTIIVYTSDQGFYLGEHGWYDKRFVYDESFKTPLLVAWPGKTKPGTQSDELVQNLDFAQTFLDAAGVEAPAKMQGESMIPLLTGNEDKWTRDAVYYHYYEYPAEHMVNRHYALVTKDYKLIHYYFVEDEWELIDRKKDPKELKNVYDDPAYAAIRADLHGRLEKLREQYQDSTALSQQYIDRLVDDYENGKAYGVGRERVGKVLERWEK, encoded by the coding sequence ATGAAATATACCCAATCGGCATTTTTGCTATTATTTGGAACCTGGCTTTTTTCGGCTTGCCAGCAAACTACAGAAGAGAACAAACCGGAGCGCCCGAATATCATTTTCATCATGTCTGATGATCATGCTTACCAGGCGATTTCGGCCTATGACAATAGTCTGATCGAAACCCCAAACATAGATCGAATCGCTGACATGGGGATTCTATTTACGGAGGCTTCTGTGACCAACTCCATTTGTGCTCCCTCGAGAGCTACCATTCTCACCGGTTTGCACTCGCACCTGAATGGCAAAGTGGACAATCACTATCCTTTTGACACGACCAATGTGACTTTCCCCCAGCTTTTGCAAAATGCAGGGTATCAAACAGCCATGTTTGGAAAACTTCACTTTGGCAATAACCCTAAGGGATTTGATGAATTTAAAATCCTTCCCGGACAAGGAGATTACTACAATCCTGCTTTTATCACCAAGAATGAAGGCCGAATCCAAACTGAAGGCTATGTCACGGATGTCATTACAGACATGACTTTAGATTGGCTGGAAAAGGACAGAAAAAAGGAAGATCCATTTTTGCTGATGTACCTGCATAAGGCCCCACATCGTGCCTGGTATATGGCGGAGCGTCACATGGAGGAGTTTACCCAAAAGTCCTTTCCTGAGCCAGAGACATTATTTGATGATTACTCGGGAAGAACCAGCGCAGCTGCCGAGGCTGAAATGAATATTCTTGATCACATGGGTTGGTCGGGCGACAACAAGGTGTTTCCTGAGGTCATGGATAAATTGGGGATTTCCGAGATTGGCCCGGACAAGGTTCGATTCGAAAATGAAATGAAGCGAATGACCGATTCCCAGCGGGCAAACTTCATGAAATATTACACTCCCATCAACGAGGAGTTTGAAAAAGCCTATCCAGCTATGAGTGAGGAGGATAAAATGAAGTGGAAATATCAGCGATACATGCAGGATTACCTGGGCACTATCAAAGCTGTGGATGAGAATGTAGGACGACTTTTGGATTATTTGGAAGCCAATGATTTGATGGAGAATACCATCATAGTCTATACTTCAGATCAAGGGTTTTACCTGGGAGAACATGGCTGGTATGACAAGAGATTTGTTTACGATGAGTCCTTTAAAACTCCATTGCTAGTAGCCTGGCCGGGCAAAACTAAACCGGGCACCCAGTCTGATGAATTGGTGCAAAACCTGGACTTTGCGCAGACATTCCTAGATGCGGCAGGAGTAGAAGCACCGGCTAAAATGCAGGGGGAAAGTATGATTCCTTTGCTCACCGGAAATGAGGATAAATGGACTCGTGATGCAGTTTACTACCACTATTATGAATATCCGGCAGAGCATATGGTCAATAGACACTATGCGCTGGTGACCAAAGATTACAAGTTGATCCATTACTATTTTGTGGAAGATGAGTGGGAGCTGATAGACCGGAAAAAGGATCCTAAGGAGCTGAAAAACGTGTACGATGATCCTGCCTACGCAGCTATACGGGCAGACCTTCATGGCAGACTGGAAAAACTCCGCGAGCAATATCAAGATAGCACAGCCCTGAGTCAGCAGTACATTGATAGGCTGGTGGATGATTATGAAAACGGCAAAGCCTATGGAGTAGGACGCGAGCGTGTGGGCAAAGTTCTGGAAAGATGGGAGAAGTAA
- a CDS encoding DUF4163 domain-containing protein, with the protein MRYILIGILALGACTQPKTVEEKALEFSTKTYEKEVCVEEDCSKVSVSYPWASGSTASENINSEIEKQILRYFTADSVGGDLEQNATRYLNSYQEFKAEFPDAPGAWTEEIEAQVSYESENTLSIQIDEFNFSGGAHPNSSQYFLNFDKTTGELLSRDQVIFDRDKMLMLAQMEFRKFHQVEDSITLEEDGRFFIPETGFFLPNAIGYRKGKFILSYIPYEIGPYVLGYTELEFAMKEVKGFVRE; encoded by the coding sequence ATGAGATATATCCTGATTGGTATTCTGGCACTTGGCGCTTGTACCCAGCCTAAAACCGTAGAGGAAAAAGCCCTGGAATTTTCCACCAAAACTTATGAAAAGGAAGTTTGTGTAGAGGAGGATTGCAGCAAAGTGTCCGTTTCGTACCCTTGGGCGAGTGGAAGTACAGCTTCAGAAAATATTAACTCGGAAATTGAGAAACAAATATTGAGGTATTTTACGGCAGATTCTGTGGGTGGAGATCTGGAGCAAAATGCGACAAGGTACCTGAACTCATACCAGGAGTTCAAAGCAGAATTCCCAGATGCCCCGGGCGCTTGGACTGAGGAAATTGAAGCGCAGGTAAGCTATGAATCAGAAAACACCCTCAGCATTCAAATAGATGAATTCAACTTTTCCGGAGGAGCCCACCCCAATTCCAGTCAATATTTTCTGAATTTTGATAAAACTACCGGTGAACTACTTAGCAGAGATCAGGTCATATTTGATCGGGATAAAATGCTTATGCTCGCGCAGATGGAGTTTCGCAAATTCCATCAGGTGGAAGACAGCATCACATTGGAAGAGGATGGAAGATTTTTTATTCCCGAAACCGGCTTTTTCCTGCCGAATGCCATAGGTTATAGAAAAGGCAAATTTATCCTCAGCTATATCCCTTATGAAATCGGCCCCTATGTACTTGGCTATACCGAATTGGAGTTTGCCATGAAGGAAGTTAAAGGCTTTGTCAGAGAGTAA
- a CDS encoding sodium:solute symporter family transporter, translating into MYSLSAIDISVIALYLIGIIVIGLWYSRKKRQSSEGYFLAGKTLTWSVIGASLFASNISTVHLVGLAESGFIDGIVWGNFEWFSSFELLVLAFLFIPFYLRTKITTLPEFLEKRYDHRSRVILAIFSILAALFMHIGVSFYAGAVVFEKVFGLDIVLSILIIAAATGLYTIIGGLTSVVVTETVQTVILILGSLTITVLAILSLSEVGIHSMDELKAVVSEDRFRAVAFNTADKGFTFPDMLFSHLILGIWYWCTDQTIVQRVLGAKSENEAKLGAIFAGFLKILPVFIMVVPGILAFALFRDEIGEDTKSVLPVMIMNLMPVGLKGLMVAALLAAVMSSVAAALNSCSTLLVFDVFKRIKPDLSEVAMIRIGRISAVVVLISAVIWSPFLGDLGAIFELINQMFSIFAPSIVAVFLFGILSPKGTAKASFLTLLLGSLFAGIVFIVEKYIPIAGIENFISSENGLAINWLRQTIYFFLISSLIYWSVSWLDKEKSNISTAFYLNVEKSSTLVKLLSAALVAIMLCLYLIFF; encoded by the coding sequence ATGTACAGCCTCAGCGCCATCGACATTTCTGTCATTGCCCTTTATCTGATCGGGATAATTGTCATAGGATTGTGGTATTCCCGCAAGAAAAGACAAAGCAGTGAAGGATACTTCCTGGCCGGAAAAACGCTTACCTGGTCGGTAATAGGTGCCTCTCTTTTTGCATCCAATATCTCCACCGTGCACCTGGTAGGGCTGGCAGAGTCCGGTTTTATCGACGGCATAGTCTGGGGGAATTTCGAATGGTTTTCTTCCTTTGAGCTATTGGTATTGGCATTTCTTTTTATCCCATTCTACCTGCGCACCAAAATCACCACACTTCCCGAATTTCTGGAAAAGCGATACGACCATCGCTCTCGGGTGATTTTAGCCATATTTAGCATCCTGGCTGCCCTATTTATGCATATAGGCGTGAGCTTCTATGCCGGAGCGGTAGTCTTCGAAAAAGTTTTCGGACTGGATATAGTTTTATCCATTCTGATCATAGCTGCGGCCACGGGACTTTATACGATCATAGGGGGCCTTACCTCAGTAGTAGTCACGGAAACCGTGCAGACGGTTATCCTGATTCTAGGATCATTGACCATCACCGTTTTGGCGATTCTGTCGCTGTCTGAGGTAGGAATTCATTCTATGGATGAATTAAAAGCAGTAGTGAGTGAAGACCGATTTCGCGCGGTGGCATTTAATACAGCTGATAAAGGGTTCACATTTCCTGATATGCTCTTTAGCCACCTAATTTTGGGCATTTGGTATTGGTGCACAGATCAGACTATAGTACAGCGTGTATTGGGAGCGAAATCAGAAAATGAGGCCAAGTTGGGAGCTATTTTCGCAGGATTTCTGAAGATATTGCCGGTTTTTATCATGGTGGTTCCGGGAATTTTGGCCTTTGCCTTATTCCGCGATGAAATCGGCGAAGACACCAAGTCGGTACTTCCGGTCATGATCATGAACCTGATGCCTGTTGGGCTGAAAGGACTCATGGTGGCAGCACTGCTCGCAGCGGTGATGAGTTCGGTAGCGGCGGCATTGAACAGCTGCTCCACGCTCTTGGTGTTTGATGTGTTTAAAAGAATCAAACCTGACCTGAGCGAAGTGGCAATGATCAGAATCGGCAGAATATCTGCAGTGGTAGTGCTGATTTCGGCGGTGATCTGGTCACCCTTTCTAGGTGATTTAGGAGCTATTTTTGAGTTGATCAATCAGATGTTTTCCATCTTTGCTCCTTCTATAGTTGCAGTTTTCCTGTTTGGTATTCTATCTCCGAAAGGCACTGCAAAAGCTTCCTTTCTTACTTTACTGCTAGGTAGTTTATTCGCAGGAATAGTCTTTATAGTAGAGAAATACATTCCCATTGCTGGTATTGAAAACTTCATTTCCAGTGAAAATGGCCTTGCCATCAATTGGCTGAGACAAACCATCTATTTCTTCCTCATTTCCAGTTTGATATACTGGAGTGTAAGTTGGTTAGATAAGGAAAAATCCAATATTTCCACTGCGTTTTACCTCAATGTAGAAAAGTCCAGCACCCTAGTCAAGCTACTCAGCGCTGCACTGGTGGCTATTATGCTCTGCTTATATTTAATTTTCTTTTGA
- a CDS encoding sulfatase: MLLALGFTSCGQSGEAQKSSERPNIVFIMSDDHAYQAISAYDNTLIETPNIDRIAEMGMLFTNASVTNSICAPSRATILTGKHSHINGKVDNHFPFDTTNVTFPQILQDAGYQTAMFGKLHFGNNPKGFDQFKILPGQGAYYNPDFITKNEGKIQVEGYVTDIVTDMTLDWLQNERKADQPFMLMYLHKAPHREWLPAERHVDEFTQRTFKEPATLFDDYSGRGRAAREAEMNLLTDMHWAGDSKIYPEVMDELGIEGTSNWDKGAFEREVGRLNESQRANWDKAYMKVNEDFKKAYPTMTEEDKMRWRYQRYMQDYLGTIKAVDENVGRVLDYLEENGLMENTIIVYTSDQGFYLGEHGWFDKRFVYNESFKTPLLMAWPGRVKAGTQSTEMVQNLDFAQTFLEAAGVEAPSDMQGESLLPLLTGEGEWTRESVYYHYYEYPSVHMVKRHYSIVTQDYKLTHYYFDTDEWELIDRKNDPMELKNVYDDPAYAEIQAELHEQLDGLREQYGDNSQISQEYLDEYLDYLQQNQAYAGAKNKELLDKIFEGRELTNKE; encoded by the coding sequence ATGCTTCTGGCACTGGGCTTTACAAGCTGTGGTCAAAGTGGGGAAGCGCAAAAGAGCTCCGAGCGGCCCAATATCGTCTTCATCATGTCTGATGATCATGCCTACCAGGCGATTTCAGCATACGATAACACACTCATAGAGACCCCAAATATTGACAGAATCGCAGAAATGGGGATGTTGTTTACCAATGCTTCTGTGACTAACTCCATATGTGCTCCTAGCCGAGCGACTATTTTGACCGGTAAGCATTCACATATCAACGGCAAGGTGGACAATCATTTTCCTTTTGATACCACCAATGTTACCTTCCCTCAGATCCTTCAAGATGCGGGGTATCAGACAGCCATGTTCGGGAAATTACATTTCGGAAACAATCCAAAGGGCTTTGATCAATTTAAGATTTTACCTGGGCAAGGAGCCTATTATAACCCGGATTTTATCACAAAAAATGAGGGCAAAATTCAGGTAGAAGGATATGTGACCGACATCGTGACCGATATGACACTGGATTGGCTTCAGAATGAAAGAAAAGCAGATCAGCCATTTATGTTGATGTATTTGCATAAGGCTCCGCACAGAGAGTGGCTGCCGGCTGAGCGCCATGTGGATGAGTTTACGCAAAGGACATTCAAGGAACCGGCGACCTTATTTGATGACTATTCGGGGAGAGGAAGGGCAGCGAGAGAAGCAGAAATGAATCTGTTGACAGATATGCACTGGGCTGGAGACTCCAAGATATATCCAGAAGTAATGGATGAGTTGGGGATAGAGGGCACCTCAAATTGGGACAAAGGAGCTTTTGAACGTGAAGTGGGGAGATTGAATGAATCACAGCGCGCCAACTGGGACAAGGCTTACATGAAAGTGAACGAGGACTTCAAAAAAGCTTACCCTACTATGACCGAGGAGGATAAGATGAGATGGAGATATCAGCGTTATATGCAGGATTATTTGGGAACTATTAAAGCCGTGGATGAAAACGTAGGAAGAGTTCTGGATTACCTGGAGGAAAATGGACTGATGGAAAATACCATTATCGTTTACACCTCTGATCAAGGCTTTTACCTAGGCGAGCACGGTTGGTTTGATAAGCGATTTGTTTACAATGAATCCTTCAAAACACCCTTGTTGATGGCTTGGCCGGGCAGAGTGAAGGCAGGGACACAATCCACAGAGATGGTTCAAAACCTGGATTTTGCCCAGACATTTTTGGAAGCGGCGGGAGTAGAAGCTCCTTCTGATATGCAGGGAGAAAGCCTTTTACCACTCTTGACAGGAGAAGGTGAATGGACCAGAGAGTCAGTTTATTACCATTATTACGAATATCCATCGGTGCATATGGTGAAGCGTCACTATAGTATTGTGACGCAGGATTACAAGTTGACTCATTACTATTTCGATACCGACGAGTGGGAATTGATCGATAGAAAAAATGATCCCATGGAACTGAAAAATGTGTACGATGATCCTGCCTATGCTGAGATTCAGGCGGAATTGCACGAGCAACTCGATGGTCTACGAGAGCAATACGGGGATAATTCTCAGATCAGTCAGGAATACCTAGATGAGTATTTGGATTACCTTCAGCAAAACCAAGCTTATGCAGGAGCTAAAAACAAGGAGCTTTTGGATAAAATATTTGAAGGGAGAGAATTGACAAATAAAGAATAA